A single region of the Octopus bimaculoides isolate UCB-OBI-ISO-001 chromosome 6, ASM119413v2, whole genome shotgun sequence genome encodes:
- the LOC128248021 gene encoding uncharacterized protein LOC128248021 — protein MNNFWTSFIHGASIKPTEIPISNIKAQLDTARRASIAVNNTLHTFCHNTPLASAVSCPHFIHMLLNQTGLTFPQLYIQDCITIAQTDLFKIALSNMSATLNQYVTVLENQTKKEYDQLCAPAKRIQTQCHYPADCSKLTPTSDGLFYCYLRQTLSYLEYK, from the exons ATGAATAACT TCTGGACTTCATTCATCCATGGAGCGTCTATAAAACCCACAGAGATACCAATAAGTAACATAAAAGCTCAGCTGGACACGGCTCGCAGGGCCTCAATAGCTGTGAATAATACTTTGCACACCTTC TGCCACAACACTCCATTGGCATCTGCGGTAAGCTGTCCTCACTTTATTCATATGCTACTCAACCAGACGGGACTTACATTCCCTCAGCTCTACATTCAAGACTGTATCACCATCGCGCAGACAGACTTATTCAAG ATTGCTCTATCCAATATGTCTGCAACCCTCAATCAATATGTTACTGTGTTGGAGAATCAGACGAAAAAAGAATATGACCAGCTGTGTGCTCCTGCCAAACGTATACAGACACAGTGTCATTATCCCGCTGACTGTTCTAAACTCACTCCCACATCTGATGGCTTATTTTACTGTTACCTAAGACAAACACTTTCTTACCTG gaatataaataa